A stretch of the Aggregatibacter sp. HMT-949 genome encodes the following:
- a CDS encoding ATP-binding cassette domain-containing protein: MPLLQVIDLCKTFDGPARWFGSKAFNAVENVTFNLERKQTLSIIGKNGSGKSTLVKMIAGMIKPTSGEIKFNGETLNFENSRYRTQHIRMVFQDANSAFNPRQNIGEALDTPLRLTTDWDEETRNQKIFETLTMVGLYPDYTNLKIKNLSVSQKQRVALARAFILEPEIIIVDDALDSLDSSVRIQLLNLTLDLQSHLGVSYIYVGQDLGLVKHIADYVLVMDEGKMIEYGTPRDLFSNPQTTVTKRLVESHFGGLLDKRAWMRADIDD; this comes from the coding sequence ATGCCGTTGTTACAAGTGATTGATCTCTGTAAAACCTTTGATGGCCCGGCGCGTTGGTTTGGTTCAAAAGCCTTCAATGCGGTGGAGAATGTGACTTTCAATCTGGAGCGTAAACAAACCCTGTCCATTATCGGTAAGAACGGTTCCGGCAAATCGACCTTAGTAAAAATGATCGCCGGAATGATTAAACCCACCTCCGGAGAAATAAAATTTAACGGCGAAACGCTGAATTTCGAAAACTCCCGTTACCGAACCCAGCATATTCGTATGGTATTCCAAGACGCAAATTCCGCATTCAATCCGCGTCAGAATATCGGCGAAGCACTGGATACGCCGCTTCGACTCACGACTGATTGGGACGAAGAAACGCGCAACCAAAAAATTTTTGAAACCCTCACCATGGTCGGACTTTATCCCGACTACACCAATCTAAAAATCAAAAATCTTTCCGTCAGCCAAAAACAACGGGTCGCTTTAGCTCGCGCATTCATTTTAGAGCCGGAAATCATTATTGTGGACGATGCGCTTGATTCGCTTGATTCCTCCGTACGCATACAACTACTCAATCTGACTTTAGATTTACAATCGCACCTCGGCGTATCTTATATTTACGTCGGGCAAGATCTCGGTTTGGTAAAACATATAGCGGATTACGTACTGGTAATGGACGAAGGCAAAATGATCGAATACGGCACGCCACGCGATCTCTTCAGTAATCCGCAAACCACCGTTACCAAGCGTCTAGTAGAAAGTCATTTTGGCGGCCTATTAGACAAACGCGCTTGGATGCGCGCCGATATCGACGATTGA
- a CDS encoding bile acid:sodium symporter family protein, giving the protein MQALLKFTQFVSKTFALWAIVFAVLAFLFPAEFKIFAPYIPYLLGLVMFGMGITLTFNDFGEVAKHPQAVIIGVAGQFIIMPGLAFILAKAFDLPPDLAVGVILVGSCPGGTSSNVMTYLAKGNTALSVACTTISTLLSPLLTPAIFYLLASQWLDIDASAMFMSVLKMVLFPIFLGLVVRALFKKTIVQVSQITPLISVLSIVLILAAVVAVSKDKIVESGLLIFSVVVLHNCLGYFVGFLAAKLFRLNTADSKAIAIEVGMQNSGLGAALAAAHFNPIAAVPSALFSFWHNVSGPILANIFANMKNQK; this is encoded by the coding sequence ATGCAAGCCTTGCTTAAATTTACACAATTCGTTAGCAAAACTTTTGCTTTATGGGCAATCGTTTTCGCTGTTCTCGCATTTTTATTTCCCGCGGAATTTAAAATTTTCGCACCTTACATCCCTTATTTACTAGGCCTTGTCATGTTTGGTATGGGAATCACCCTCACTTTCAATGATTTTGGCGAAGTAGCAAAACACCCCCAAGCGGTAATTATCGGTGTTGCCGGTCAATTCATTATCATGCCCGGCCTCGCTTTTATTCTCGCCAAAGCCTTTGATTTACCGCCTGATTTGGCTGTCGGAGTAATTTTGGTCGGTTCTTGCCCGGGCGGAACCTCATCAAATGTGATGACTTATTTGGCCAAAGGTAACACCGCATTATCCGTCGCCTGCACCACCATCTCAACGTTACTTTCCCCACTCTTAACCCCGGCGATTTTCTATCTGTTAGCCAGCCAATGGCTTGATATCGACGCTTCCGCCATGTTTATGTCCGTCTTGAAAATGGTGTTATTCCCGATTTTCTTGGGTTTAGTCGTGCGCGCCTTATTCAAAAAAACCATCGTGCAAGTCAGTCAAATCACCCCGCTGATATCCGTACTCTCCATCGTATTAATCTTGGCGGCTGTAGTAGCGGTAAGCAAAGATAAAATCGTAGAGTCCGGTTTACTAATCTTCAGCGTCGTCGTATTGCATAACTGCCTGGGTTATTTTGTCGGTTTCCTAGCAGCGAAATTATTCAGACTAAACACCGCCGACAGCAAAGCTATCGCTATTGAAGTGGGTATGCAGAACTCCGGCTTAGGCGCCGCCCTTGCCGCCGCACATTTCAATCCGATTGCTGCCGTACCGAGCGCCTTATTCAGCTTCTGGCACAACGTCTCCGGCCCAATTTTGGCGAATATTTTCGCCAATATGAAAAACCAAAAATAG
- the sppA gene encoding signal peptide peptidase SppA yields MNPVFKVLRYGWKTLNFIRDLVMNLFFLVFVLLLVTLVGLTGGGKKTAVNLSTDKGALLLNLDGYLADNRDDALNWQQALKELSGNEHSPLKISTFDLVYAINLAKDDAGIRGLVLDLNDFSGGDLPAMNYIGKAIENFKITGKPVIAFADNYSQGQYFLASFADQIYLNPNGQVLIQGLTQENLYYKDLLDKLAVTPHIFRVGTYKSAVEPFLRNDMSPEAKANANQWLNGMWQSYLQTVSVNRHVTTDKFAPDAKQYLTELKALKGDATAYALQRKWVTELVTNLGLEQKLIALFGQNSEGEAKMVDFSTYLSGFEDRLMPSDEENKIAVVNVEGAIIDGESLDGDVGGDTIVRLLRKAYDDEKVKGVILRVNSPGGSAFASELIRQEIANLQKAGKPVVVSMGAMAASGGYWISATADYIIADPNTITGSIGIFAMLPTFENAINKIGVNADGVSTGDLAEMSVFSPLSKNMQDIYQLEIEHGYDQFLTLVGRGRQMSKAAVDKIAQGQVWRGTDAFKHNLADELGDFDRAVEKIGELINVYRDTVIENFSVEWMTEDDGSLIGKLYRDLKQSSQSLVATWFDLPKPIRQIKEGLNRLNKFNDPKGQYLYCLNCGTVR; encoded by the coding sequence ATGAACCCAGTATTTAAAGTACTCCGATACGGTTGGAAAACCCTAAATTTTATTCGTGATTTGGTCATGAATTTATTCTTTTTAGTTTTTGTTTTATTGCTAGTAACGCTTGTCGGTCTAACCGGCGGCGGTAAAAAAACAGCGGTTAATTTATCTACCGATAAAGGCGCGTTGCTATTGAATTTAGATGGTTATTTGGCGGATAACCGCGACGATGCGTTGAATTGGCAACAGGCGCTAAAAGAATTGAGTGGTAATGAGCACTCGCCGTTAAAGATTTCTACTTTTGATTTAGTTTATGCCATTAATTTGGCGAAAGACGATGCCGGTATTCGCGGCTTAGTGTTGGATCTTAATGATTTTTCCGGTGGCGATTTGCCTGCAATGAATTATATCGGCAAAGCCATTGAAAATTTCAAAATTACCGGAAAACCGGTTATTGCCTTTGCCGATAATTATTCCCAAGGGCAGTATTTTTTAGCAAGTTTTGCCGATCAAATTTATCTGAATCCGAACGGGCAAGTCTTGATTCAAGGTTTGACGCAAGAAAATTTATACTATAAAGACCTATTGGACAAACTCGCCGTCACGCCACATATTTTCCGAGTGGGAACTTATAAGTCGGCGGTGGAACCGTTTTTACGCAACGATATGTCGCCGGAAGCGAAGGCTAACGCGAATCAATGGCTGAATGGTATGTGGCAAAGTTATTTGCAAACGGTGAGTGTGAATCGCCATGTAACGACAGATAAATTTGCACCTGACGCGAAACAATATTTAACTGAATTGAAAGCGTTGAAGGGCGATGCTACGGCATACGCATTACAACGTAAATGGGTGACGGAATTAGTCACGAATTTGGGTTTAGAACAAAAACTAATCGCGCTGTTCGGTCAAAATAGCGAAGGCGAAGCGAAAATGGTGGATTTTTCTACCTATTTATCGGGTTTTGAAGATCGTCTTATGCCGTCCGATGAGGAAAATAAAATCGCTGTGGTGAATGTGGAAGGCGCGATTATCGACGGCGAAAGCCTTGACGGCGACGTGGGCGGTGACACTATTGTGCGTTTGTTGCGCAAAGCGTATGACGACGAAAAAGTGAAAGGCGTTATTTTACGCGTGAACTCGCCGGGTGGTAGCGCTTTTGCTTCGGAATTGATCCGCCAAGAAATAGCGAATTTACAAAAAGCCGGCAAGCCGGTGGTTGTCTCGATGGGCGCAATGGCTGCCTCGGGCGGTTATTGGATTTCGGCGACAGCCGATTACATTATCGCCGATCCGAACACTATAACGGGGTCTATCGGTATTTTTGCCATGCTACCGACTTTTGAAAATGCGATTAATAAAATCGGCGTGAATGCCGATGGTGTAAGTACCGGTGATTTGGCGGAAATGTCCGTTTTTAGTCCGCTTTCAAAGAATATGCAGGATATTTATCAACTTGAAATTGAACACGGTTACGATCAATTTTTGACACTCGTCGGCCGCGGACGTCAAATGTCGAAGGCAGCAGTGGATAAAATTGCACAAGGACAAGTGTGGCGCGGTACCGATGCCTTTAAACACAACCTGGCAGACGAATTGGGCGATTTTGATCGTGCCGTTGAAAAGATCGGCGAACTGATTAATGTTTATCGTGATACGGTGATTGAAAATTTCAGCGTGGAGTGGATGACGGAAGACGATGGAAGTTTGATCGGCAAGCTTTATCGTGATTTAAAGCAAAGCAGCCAATCGTTGGTCGCTACCTGGTTTGATTTACCGAAGCCGATTCGACAAATCAAAGAAGGATTAAACCGGTTGAATAAATTTAATGATCCGAAAGGACAGTATTTATATTGTTTGAATTGCGGAACGGTGAGATAA
- a CDS encoding NAD(P)H nitroreductase, translating into MDTLTLLTTRRSNKKLIAPAPNKAQLEQIFQAALRAPDHGKLQPYHFVVIEYEGLNKLEMLLKDAVLELKLGEDKLKKAENLAHRAPMVIAVIAKITPDADKVPKWEQLITAGCASYGIQLAANAQGFDNVWLTNKWVKGSALRRALGCREQDEIVALLMIGTAAEKAERECRQSNTTAFVSYL; encoded by the coding sequence ATGGATACTTTAACGCTTTTAACCACCCGTCGTTCCAATAAAAAACTCATTGCGCCGGCGCCGAATAAAGCGCAACTCGAACAAATTTTCCAAGCCGCATTACGTGCTCCGGATCATGGCAAACTCCAACCTTATCATTTTGTAGTCATAGAATATGAAGGATTGAACAAATTGGAGATGTTACTAAAGGATGCGGTGCTGGAGCTGAAGCTCGGCGAAGATAAATTAAAAAAAGCGGAGAATCTCGCCCATCGGGCGCCAATGGTGATAGCGGTTATCGCAAAAATCACTCCCGATGCGGATAAAGTACCAAAATGGGAACAATTAATTACTGCCGGCTGCGCTTCTTACGGCATTCAACTCGCCGCTAACGCGCAAGGTTTCGACAATGTTTGGCTTACCAATAAATGGGTAAAAGGCAGCGCATTACGTCGAGCTCTTGGCTGCCGCGAACAAGACGAAATAGTGGCGCTATTGATGATCGGGACGGCAGCAGAAAAAGCCGAACGCGAATGCCGTCAAAGCAATACAACAGCATTTGTCAGTTATTTATAA
- a CDS encoding glutamine amidotransferase (Catalyzes the transfer of the ammonia group from glutamine to a new carbon-nitrogen group) encodes MKVHFIQHESFEAPGAYLEWAMARGYQVSFSKVYEYQPLPDEHAIQNLDLLVILGGPQSPSTMQTECPYFDSQAEQTVLKRAIDAGKAVVGACLGAQLIGEALGAAYEHSPEREIGNFPIRLNRQGLDDPLLSHFGESTVVGHWHNDMPGLTPNTQILATSAGCPRQIVKYSALVYGFQCHPELTLDVVRQLIAAQANLVEQSQQHHFVQHPDEILLYDYREMNEKLWLFLDRLIEAYRQTTQN; translated from the coding sequence ATGAAGGTTCATTTTATTCAACACGAAAGCTTTGAAGCGCCGGGAGCATATTTGGAGTGGGCAATGGCGCGCGGTTATCAGGTGAGTTTTTCAAAAGTGTACGAATATCAGCCATTACCCGATGAACACGCGATCCAAAATTTGGATCTTTTAGTGATTTTAGGCGGGCCGCAAAGTCCAAGCACCATGCAAACCGAATGCCCGTATTTTGATAGTCAAGCGGAGCAAACGGTGCTCAAGCGGGCTATTGATGCCGGTAAAGCAGTGGTGGGTGCTTGTTTGGGCGCGCAACTTATCGGTGAAGCCTTGGGGGCTGCGTATGAACACAGTCCGGAAAGGGAAATCGGCAATTTTCCGATTCGATTGAATCGGCAAGGATTGGACGACCCTTTGCTATCACATTTTGGCGAAAGCACAGTGGTTGGTCATTGGCATAACGATATGCCGGGGCTTACGCCGAACACGCAGATTTTAGCGACCAGTGCCGGTTGTCCGCGCCAGATTGTGAAATATTCGGCGTTGGTTTATGGCTTTCAGTGCCATCCTGAATTGACGCTAGACGTAGTACGACAATTAATTGCGGCGCAAGCCAATTTAGTTGAACAAAGCCAACAGCACCATTTTGTACAGCATCCGGACGAGATCTTGCTTTATGATTATCGCGAAATGAACGAAAAATTATGGTTATTTTTAGATCGATTGATTGAGGCTTATCGCCAAACAACGCAAAACTAA
- the queC gene encoding 7-cyano-7-deazaguanine synthase QueC, which translates to MHISNPNSDRKAIVIFSGGQDSTTCLIQAITEYGVENVEAISFQYGQRHAIELEKAKWIAQDLGVQQTLIDMSVIKAITHNALMDESVEIKKKGDDMPNTFVDGRNALFLLYAAIYAKGQGISDIITGVCETDFSGYPDCRDVFIKSMNVTLNLAMDYRFNLKTPLMYLNKAQTWQLADELGALDYIRRHTHTCYEGVEGGCGKCPSCILRDKGLAEYLAQRDGENV; encoded by the coding sequence ATGCATATTTCCAATCCAAACAGCGATCGCAAAGCGATTGTGATCTTTTCCGGCGGACAAGATTCCACCACCTGTTTAATTCAAGCCATCACCGAATACGGCGTAGAGAATGTTGAAGCCATCAGTTTTCAATACGGCCAACGTCACGCTATTGAACTGGAAAAAGCGAAATGGATCGCGCAAGACTTAGGCGTGCAACAAACACTGATTGATATGTCTGTAATCAAAGCGATCACGCACAACGCGCTGATGGACGAATCTGTCGAAATCAAGAAAAAAGGCGATGATATGCCGAATACCTTTGTCGATGGACGCAATGCGCTATTTTTGCTGTATGCTGCAATTTACGCCAAGGGGCAAGGCATTTCCGACATTATCACCGGCGTATGCGAAACAGATTTTAGTGGCTATCCTGATTGTCGAGACGTCTTCATCAAATCCATGAATGTCACCCTTAATCTCGCGATGGACTATCGATTCAATCTTAAAACCCCATTAATGTACCTTAACAAAGCGCAAACTTGGCAACTTGCCGATGAGCTCGGTGCGTTAGATTATATCCGTCGCCATACACACACTTGCTACGAAGGCGTAGAAGGCGGTTGCGGCAAATGCCCGAGTTGTATTTTACGTGATAAAGGCTTAGCTGAATATTTAGCCCAAAGGGATGGTGAAAATGTTTAA
- the queD gene encoding 6-carboxytetrahydropterin synthase QueD: protein MFKISKEFSFDMAHLLDGHDGKCQNLHGHTYKLQVEIADTLHQCGAKKAMVIDFADLKAVVKKAVLEPLDHAFIYDENSERESKIASLLQELNSKTFGVPFRTTAEEMARFIFNRLKYEEKLAVSSIRLWETPTSFCEYSE, encoded by the coding sequence ATGTTTAAAATTTCCAAAGAATTCAGTTTTGACATGGCACATTTGTTGGACGGTCATGACGGCAAATGCCAGAACTTGCACGGCCACACTTATAAACTACAAGTGGAAATTGCGGATACATTACACCAATGCGGTGCTAAAAAAGCCATGGTAATTGATTTTGCCGATTTGAAAGCCGTAGTGAAAAAAGCGGTGCTAGAACCGTTGGATCACGCTTTTATTTACGATGAAAATAGCGAACGGGAAAGTAAAATCGCTTCACTTCTACAAGAATTAAACTCCAAAACATTCGGCGTTCCTTTTCGTACTACGGCGGAAGAAATGGCACGTTTTATTTTTAATCGTTTGAAATACGAAGAAAAACTCGCCGTTTCCTCCATTCGTTTATGGGAAACCCCAACCTCATTTTGCGAATATTCGGAGTAA
- a CDS encoding 7-carboxy-7-deazaguanine synthase QueE, which produces MGNPNLILRIFGVNTVEKLSDSEPYFRIVEIFESLQGEGFNTGMPSIFVRFGKCNLACTWCDTDYNQFERWSASKILAKVRSFSAKNIIITGGEPTIVPKLDFLLEQFKADGYFLAMETNGLKPVPKQIDYIAASPKRLYAYKYEARCIEVADEVRIVADEDVLPFCERIEQKIQAEHYYLSPCEIDGKMNLLETITQLGQLNQRPNKPKWQLSLQTHKLIGIA; this is translated from the coding sequence ATGGGAAACCCCAACCTCATTTTGCGAATATTCGGAGTAAATACGGTGGAAAAACTCTCCGACTCCGAACCCTACTTTCGCATCGTCGAAATTTTTGAAAGCCTGCAAGGGGAAGGCTTTAATACCGGTATGCCAAGCATTTTCGTGCGCTTCGGCAAATGCAATCTGGCCTGTACTTGGTGCGATACGGACTATAATCAATTCGAACGTTGGTCGGCATCAAAAATTTTAGCCAAAGTGCGCTCATTTTCGGCGAAAAACATTATCATCACCGGCGGTGAACCAACCATCGTACCGAAACTTGATTTTTTACTTGAGCAATTCAAGGCCGACGGCTATTTTTTAGCAATGGAAACCAACGGTTTAAAACCCGTTCCTAAGCAAATTGATTACATTGCCGCCAGTCCTAAACGGCTTTACGCTTATAAATACGAAGCGCGTTGTATTGAAGTCGCTGACGAAGTACGCATCGTAGCAGATGAAGATGTACTCCCGTTTTGCGAACGCATTGAACAAAAAATTCAAGCCGAACATTATTACCTTTCGCCTTGCGAAATCGACGGCAAAATGAATTTACTGGAAACAATTACTCAACTCGGACAACTCAACCAACGCCCAAATAAACCCAAATGGCAGCTGAGTTTACAAACGCATAAATTAATCGGCATAGCATAA
- the pepT gene encoding peptidase T, with the protein METNDYKKNLLTRFLHYVSFDTQSKPSAKHSPSSVGQMKLAQNLQKELTELGLQNVQVSKHAVVTAYLPANCAELSHTIGLIAHLDTSPECSGKNVRPEVIENYRGGDIALGSGEEFISPAYYPFMHQLIGKTLIVTDGNTLLGADNKAGIAEIMTALEVLQQGGLPHCNLRVAFTPDEEIGLGMQYFPLEDFPCDWAYTFDGGEVGELEYENFNAATAKIHIVGRNIHTGYAKGKMVNALALACDFHQGFSKQDVPEKTSGREGFFHLNHLAGDVEKAELHYLIRDFNAESFVRRKQFVQDWTAKFNAEKGLKQPIECVVQDSYKNMYEAVKKVPQAISIAEKAMEICGVKVIHKAIRGGTDGAFLSANGLACPNIFTGGYNFHSKHELISLEGMEKAVEVIVEMVKLKK; encoded by the coding sequence ATGGAAACAAATGATTATAAAAAAAATTTATTAACGCGCTTTTTGCACTATGTTTCTTTCGATACGCAGTCCAAACCGAGCGCAAAACATTCGCCGAGTTCCGTCGGACAAATGAAATTGGCACAAAATTTACAAAAAGAATTGACGGAATTGGGCTTACAAAACGTGCAAGTGAGCAAACACGCCGTCGTGACTGCTTATTTGCCGGCAAATTGTGCCGAACTTTCTCATACTATCGGCTTAATCGCTCATTTGGATACTTCGCCGGAATGTAGCGGTAAAAACGTGCGGCCGGAAGTCATTGAAAATTATCGTGGCGGCGATATTGCGCTGGGGAGCGGCGAGGAGTTTATCAGTCCGGCATATTACCCGTTTATGCATCAATTAATCGGTAAAACTTTAATCGTCACCGACGGCAACACGCTATTGGGCGCGGATAACAAAGCGGGAATAGCCGAAATTATGACCGCATTGGAAGTGCTTCAACAAGGCGGTTTGCCACATTGTAATTTACGTGTCGCTTTTACGCCGGACGAAGAAATCGGACTCGGCATGCAATATTTTCCGTTGGAGGATTTTCCGTGTGATTGGGCTTATACATTTGACGGCGGCGAAGTGGGCGAGTTGGAATATGAAAACTTTAATGCCGCAACGGCAAAAATTCATATTGTCGGTAGAAACATTCATACCGGTTACGCCAAAGGAAAAATGGTGAATGCGTTGGCGTTGGCATGCGATTTCCACCAAGGTTTTTCTAAACAAGATGTGCCGGAAAAAACGAGCGGCAGAGAGGGCTTTTTTCACTTGAATCACCTTGCTGGCGATGTTGAAAAGGCCGAATTGCATTATTTAATTCGTGATTTTAACGCCGAATCTTTTGTGCGCCGTAAACAATTCGTGCAGGATTGGACCGCAAAATTTAATGCGGAAAAAGGCTTGAAACAACCGATAGAATGTGTCGTTCAAGACAGTTATAAAAATATGTATGAGGCGGTGAAAAAAGTTCCGCAAGCAATTTCCATTGCTGAAAAAGCGATGGAAATATGCGGTGTGAAGGTTATTCACAAAGCCATCCGCGGTGGCACGGATGGTGCTTTTTTATCGGCAAACGGGTTGGCTTGTCCGAACATTTTTACCGGTGGCTACAATTTTCACAGCAAGCATGAATTAATCTCGCTTGAAGGAATGGAAAAAGCGGTAGAAGTGATTGTTGAAATGGTAAAACTCAAAAAATAA
- the potA gene encoding spermidine/putrescine ABC transporter ATP-binding protein PotA has protein sequence MENPVQNKPIIELRSIKKSYGSNTIISDFNLTINNGEFVTILGPSGCGKTTVLRLLAGLEELDSGNIILDGEDITNVPAEKRHVNTVFQSYALFPHMTIFENVAFGLRMQKVPEAEIKPRVLEALRMVQLEEMADRKPTQLSGGQQQRIAIARAVVNKPKVLLLDESLSALDYKLRKQMQYELKQLQRQLGITFIFVTHDQEEAITMSDRIVLLRKGKIAQDGSPREIYEDPANLFVARFIGEINVFDATVIERKSENVVLANVEGRICDIYTDIPVEKDQQLQVLLRPEDIVIEELDEHEHSKAIIGHIIDRTYKGMTLESTVEFEHNGKRVLVSEFFNEDDPHMDHSVGQRVGITWHEGWEVVLNDEDNQ, from the coding sequence GTGGAAAATCCGGTTCAAAACAAGCCGATTATCGAGCTTCGTTCAATCAAAAAATCTTACGGTTCCAACACCATTATTAGCGATTTCAATTTAACCATTAATAACGGTGAATTCGTCACCATTCTCGGTCCGTCCGGCTGCGGTAAAACGACAGTTTTACGCTTATTAGCCGGTTTGGAAGAATTGGATTCAGGCAATATTATTTTGGACGGTGAAGACATTACCAATGTTCCGGCTGAAAAACGCCACGTAAACACCGTATTCCAAAGTTACGCGCTGTTTCCGCACATGACTATTTTTGAAAACGTGGCATTCGGTTTGCGTATGCAAAAAGTGCCGGAAGCAGAAATTAAACCACGCGTACTGGAAGCCTTGCGTATGGTGCAACTGGAAGAAATGGCGGATCGTAAACCGACCCAACTTTCCGGCGGTCAGCAACAACGTATCGCTATCGCCCGCGCGGTGGTGAATAAACCGAAAGTATTATTACTTGATGAATCCTTGTCTGCGCTGGATTATAAATTGCGCAAACAAATGCAATATGAATTAAAGCAATTACAACGCCAATTAGGCATTACCTTTATTTTCGTGACCCACGACCAAGAAGAAGCAATCACCATGTCTGATCGTATTGTCTTATTGCGTAAAGGTAAAATTGCACAAGACGGCTCTCCGCGTGAGATTTATGAAGATCCGGCAAACTTGTTTGTGGCGCGTTTCATCGGCGAAATTAACGTTTTCGATGCCACTGTGATTGAGCGTAAATCAGAAAATGTGGTACTCGCTAACGTAGAAGGTCGTATTTGCGACATTTATACGGACATTCCGGTGGAAAAAGATCAGCAACTTCAAGTATTGCTTCGCCCGGAAGATATTGTGATTGAAGAACTGGACGAGCATGAGCATTCCAAAGCCATCATCGGTCATATTATCGACCGTACTTACAAAGGCATGACATTGGAATCCACCGTGGAATTTGAGCATAACGGCAAACGCGTATTGGTTAGTGAATTCTTTAACGAAGACGACCCACATATGGATCACAGTGTCGGTCAACGCGTGGGTATTACATGGCACGAAGGTTGGGAGGTTGTACTCAACGATGAAGATAATCAATAA
- the potB gene encoding spermidine/putrescine ABC transporter permease PotB, translating into MKIINNKFQKITVAIIFGWLIFFVLIPNLLVLVVSFLTRDGSDFYSLPFNFDNYINLFNPLYAQVVWNSLYMSGIATIICLVIGYPFAFMVSKIHPKYRPLLLFLVVLPFWTNSLIRIYGMKVFLGVKGVLNTMLMDMGILSEPIRILNTEVAVIIGLVYLLLPFMILPLYSAIEKLDGRLLEAAKDLGANAFQRFFRVILPLTMPGIVAGCLLVLLPAMGMFYVADLLGGAKVLLVGNVIKSEFLISRNWPFGSAISIGLTILMALLIFVYYRANKLLNKKVELE; encoded by the coding sequence ATGAAGATAATCAATAATAAATTCCAAAAAATTACTGTTGCGATTATCTTCGGTTGGCTAATCTTCTTCGTGCTGATCCCAAACTTATTGGTGTTGGTCGTAAGCTTTTTAACCCGAGATGGTAGTGACTTTTATAGCTTGCCATTTAATTTTGATAACTACATCAATCTGTTTAATCCGCTTTATGCGCAGGTGGTGTGGAATTCATTATATATGTCGGGCATCGCCACCATTATTTGCTTAGTGATAGGCTATCCGTTCGCCTTTATGGTCAGCAAAATTCATCCGAAATATCGACCGCTCTTATTGTTCCTTGTGGTATTGCCATTCTGGACAAACTCACTTATTCGAATTTACGGCATGAAAGTATTCCTCGGCGTGAAAGGTGTGTTGAATACTATGCTGATGGACATGGGCATTCTGAGTGAACCGATTCGAATTCTGAACACCGAAGTGGCGGTCATTATCGGTTTGGTGTATTTGCTTCTGCCGTTCATGATTCTGCCACTCTACTCCGCTATCGAAAAACTTGACGGACGCTTATTGGAAGCGGCAAAAGACTTAGGCGCTAATGCATTTCAACGTTTCTTCCGCGTAATTCTGCCTCTCACCATGCCGGGCATCGTTGCCGGTTGCCTGTTGGTATTATTGCCGGCAATGGGCATGTTCTATGTCGCTGACTTGCTTGGTGGTGCGAAAGTCTTACTTGTGGGTAACGTGATTAAGAGTGAATTCTTAATTTCCCGCAACTGGCCGTTCGGTTCGGCAATCAGTATCGGTTTAACCATCTTAATGGCATTGTTAATTTTCGTGTACTACCGCGCGAATAAACTATTGAATAAGAAAGTGGAGTTGGAGTAA